One segment of uncultured Fibrobacter sp. DNA contains the following:
- a CDS encoding RidA family protein, translated as EKMDQIVKKVQELGLTLPKCPAPLAAYVPATRNGDTIYVSGQLPSINGDFSAFCGSVPTEVSVEKAAEGAAICLMNNVAAALTLLEEDETLRLVQMQGFVQSAAGFHEQPAVLNGASELAVKIFGENGKHARTAVGVSNLPKNVAVEISCTFQVLKAEAKFNGRYGWIEG; from the coding sequence GAGAAAAAATGGATCAGATTGTTAAAAAGGTTCAAGAACTAGGACTCACACTTCCCAAATGCCCGGCTCCACTTGCCGCTTACGTACCTGCCACCCGTAATGGCGACACTATTTATGTTTCGGGCCAATTGCCCTCGATTAACGGAGACTTTTCAGCTTTCTGTGGCTCTGTTCCGACCGAAGTTTCTGTTGAAAAGGCTGCCGAAGGCGCTGCAATTTGCCTTATGAACAACGTAGCTGCCGCACTCACGCTGCTCGAAGAAGACGAAACGCTTCGACTCGTGCAAATGCAGGGTTTTGTGCAGTCTGCCGCCGGATTCCACGAACAGCCGGCCGTACTGAATGGCGCCAGCGAACTTGCCGTGAAGATTTTTGGTGAAAACGGAAAACATGCCCGTACGGCAGTGGGCGTATCGAATTTGCCCAAGAATGTGGCGGTCGAAATCAGCTGCACTTTCCAGGTTTTGAAGGCGGAAGCCAAGTTCAACGGCCGTTACGGCTGGATTGAAGGCTAA
- the ilvB gene encoding biosynthetic-type acetolactate synthase large subunit, with translation MANSPLSGAEVIIECLKREGIDTIFGYPGGSAIPMFDAILDSNIKVVLTRHEQGATHMADGYARQTGKVGVALVTSGPGATNTFTGIYTALMDSSPIVVLAAQTTTPNLGKDAFQECDTSGMTFAAVKHSYLVKDSNDLPRIMKEAFHIARSGRPGPVLIDLPKDVTAGPCTAPFTDKMDLPGYKIPSYASTESIEKAAEYLKKSKKPLLLVGHGAMISGASRQVKELAEKLNAPVCCTLLGLGTFPTDHELSLGMLGMHGTVYANKAVLDCDLILSIGSRWDDRITGKLDVFCKDAIKMHIDIDPAEEGKVLQPDVFMCGDAKLVLEQLLPLVGKLDTAEWVKTCQSWKKRFPLTYPKQGGLRMQHIVQTVSDLTQGKAIVTTDVGQHQMWVAQFFHTNYPRQLHSSGGAGTMGFGLPSCIGAAFGNETGWPVVTFCGDGGFQMTEAELATAAIHKLPIKIFVMDNKYLGMVRQWQDMFYDKRYSCVDMKGNPDFVKLAEAYGILGLRIKRSADAERVIQKALEYNEGPVLIHCECEKEDNVFPMIPAGAPITSMITEQPKTQLEKPTGST, from the coding sequence ATGGCAAATTCTCCATTAAGTGGCGCAGAGGTGATTATCGAATGCCTCAAGCGCGAAGGAATTGATACCATTTTCGGTTATCCCGGTGGATCGGCCATCCCGATGTTCGATGCCATTCTGGATTCCAATATTAAAGTAGTGTTGACCCGCCACGAACAGGGTGCTACCCACATGGCCGACGGTTACGCTCGCCAGACCGGCAAGGTCGGCGTCGCTCTCGTCACTTCTGGTCCGGGCGCCACCAACACCTTTACCGGTATCTACACCGCCCTTATGGATTCTAGCCCGATCGTGGTTCTTGCCGCCCAGACGACTACTCCGAACTTGGGTAAGGACGCCTTCCAGGAATGCGACACCAGCGGTATGACTTTTGCTGCTGTGAAACATTCTTACTTGGTGAAGGACTCCAACGACTTGCCGCGCATTATGAAGGAAGCCTTCCACATCGCACGCAGCGGCCGTCCGGGTCCCGTGCTTATTGACTTGCCGAAGGACGTGACTGCAGGCCCCTGCACCGCTCCGTTCACCGACAAGATGGACCTTCCGGGTTACAAGATCCCGAGCTACGCTTCTACCGAAAGCATCGAAAAGGCTGCTGAATACTTGAAGAAGTCCAAGAAGCCGCTCTTGCTCGTGGGTCACGGTGCCATGATTTCTGGCGCTAGCCGCCAGGTGAAGGAACTCGCCGAAAAGTTGAACGCCCCCGTGTGCTGCACTTTGCTCGGCCTCGGCACCTTCCCGACCGACCACGAACTTTCTTTGGGTATGCTCGGCATGCACGGCACCGTGTACGCCAACAAGGCTGTTCTCGATTGCGACTTGATTCTTTCGATCGGTAGCCGCTGGGACGACCGCATTACCGGTAAGCTTGACGTGTTCTGTAAGGACGCCATCAAGATGCACATCGACATTGACCCCGCCGAAGAAGGCAAGGTGTTGCAGCCAGATGTGTTCATGTGCGGCGATGCAAAGCTCGTTCTGGAACAGCTCCTCCCGCTCGTGGGCAAGCTCGACACCGCCGAATGGGTGAAGACTTGCCAGTCCTGGAAAAAGCGTTTCCCGCTGACCTACCCGAAGCAGGGCGGTCTCCGTATGCAGCATATTGTTCAGACGGTTAGCGACCTCACGCAGGGCAAGGCCATTGTCACGACTGACGTGGGCCAGCACCAGATGTGGGTGGCACAGTTCTTCCACACCAATTATCCGCGCCAGCTCCACTCCAGTGGCGGCGCAGGCACCATGGGCTTTGGCCTTCCGTCTTGCATTGGCGCCGCTTTCGGCAACGAAACCGGTTGGCCGGTGGTTACCTTCTGCGGTGACGGTGGTTTCCAGATGACCGAAGCAGAACTTGCAACGGCCGCTATTCACAAGCTCCCCATCAAGATTTTCGTGATGGACAACAAGTACCTGGGCATGGTGCGCCAGTGGCAGGACATGTTCTACGACAAGCGTTACAGCTGCGTGGACATGAAGGGCAACCCCGACTTCGTGAAGCTCGCTGAAGCTTACGGTATTCTGGGACTCCGCATCAAGCGTAGCGCCGACGCCGAACGCGTAATCCAGAAGGCTCTGGAATACAACGAAGGCCCGGTGCTCATCCACTGCGAATGCGAAAAGGAAGACAACGTGTTCCCGATGATTCCGGCCGGTGCTCCGATTACGAGCATGATTACCGAACAGCCGAAGACTCAACTTGAAAAGCCCACGGGATCGACCTAA
- the ilvN gene encoding acetolactate synthase small subunit, whose product MLKDKAHSISLLVANRPGVLVRIALVFSRRGYNIDSLVVSPTLDPNFSRMNIIAHGNPEILMQIIKQLEKLVDVVQAKDHTDTDAVEKELALIKVRCTPDQRTEILQLCDHFHANTVDMTATSMIIQITGNSQKVDTLKSLLQKFEIVEYIRTGKVIMLRGEEQT is encoded by the coding sequence ATGTTAAAGGATAAAGCACATTCTATTAGTTTGTTAGTTGCAAACCGCCCGGGCGTGCTCGTGCGCATCGCCCTCGTGTTCTCCCGTCGTGGTTACAACATCGATTCCCTGGTGGTCTCCCCCACGCTCGACCCGAACTTTAGCCGCATGAACATCATCGCTCACGGTAATCCCGAGATCTTGATGCAGATTATCAAGCAGCTCGAAAAACTCGTGGACGTGGTGCAGGCCAAGGACCATACCGATACCGACGCCGTGGAAAAGGAACTCGCGCTCATCAAAGTGCGTTGCACTCCGGACCAGCGTACCGAAATTCTGCAGCTTTGCGACCACTTCCACGCCAATACCGTGGACATGACCGCTACTTCGATGATCATCCAGATCACCGGAAACAGCCAGAAGGTCGACACGCTCAAGAGCCTGTTGCAGAAGTTCGAAATCGTCGAATACATTCGCACGGGTAAGGTTATCATGCTCCGCGGCGAAGAACAAACGTAG
- a CDS encoding radical SAM protein, with product MNLVLCLTEQCNLRCSYCYYKDTQSARHNVMDDETLEQAIRVGLERSLFFKQSYLNITFFGGEPLLRKDAIFKGVNMGKAYLAEAIDKGEAPSNFKLNFAVNTNGTLFDDAFFDFCEREHFRIYLSLDGPEHHHNIARRTVNNGGSFKDIEKYIPRFVKLGAVALSTVTRAHIETLAESVKWLHEQGFRSLTTSVDFDGKWTGEDFDRLALQYQKMALYWKECREKGDKMFLGTIQDKIKLYLANLRYRQYSCHVYNGAIGVATNGNMFPCTRFITSNENPPYLQGNVFTGFNEEACEQIRLFLDTDKKECEGCDIRYRCCAHECACTSFYSTGTIEGVSPEVCTHERMLAEITDKLILQ from the coding sequence ATGAATTTAGTTCTATGCCTTACGGAACAGTGCAACTTGCGCTGTTCCTATTGTTATTATAAGGACACGCAATCCGCTCGCCACAATGTGATGGACGACGAAACGCTCGAGCAGGCAATTCGCGTGGGGCTAGAACGCAGCCTGTTTTTCAAGCAAAGCTATTTGAACATTACCTTTTTCGGTGGCGAACCATTACTGCGCAAAGACGCCATTTTCAAGGGTGTAAACATGGGCAAGGCATACCTTGCCGAAGCCATAGACAAGGGCGAAGCTCCCAGCAACTTCAAGCTCAACTTTGCAGTCAACACGAACGGCACGCTCTTCGACGATGCTTTCTTTGATTTTTGCGAGCGAGAGCATTTCCGCATTTACCTGTCGCTCGACGGTCCGGAACACCACCACAATATTGCACGCCGCACCGTAAACAACGGCGGCAGTTTCAAGGACATCGAGAAATACATTCCGCGATTCGTAAAGCTAGGCGCCGTCGCCTTAAGTACCGTAACACGCGCCCACATCGAGACCCTTGCCGAAAGCGTCAAGTGGTTACACGAGCAAGGATTCAGGAGCCTTACCACAAGCGTCGACTTTGACGGCAAATGGACCGGCGAAGATTTTGACAGACTCGCCTTGCAATACCAGAAGATGGCCTTGTACTGGAAGGAATGCCGCGAAAAAGGCGACAAGATGTTCCTAGGCACGATTCAGGATAAAATAAAATTATACCTTGCGAATTTGCGGTACCGGCAATATTCCTGCCACGTATACAACGGAGCCATTGGCGTCGCCACCAACGGCAACATGTTTCCGTGCACCAGGTTCATTACTTCGAACGAGAATCCACCTTACTTACAAGGTAACGTCTTTACCGGATTTAACGAAGAAGCTTGCGAACAAATTAGACTGTTCCTGGACACCGACAAAAAGGAATGCGAAGGCTGCGACATTCGCTACCGCTGCTGCGCACACGAATGCGCCTGCACTTCTTTTTACAGTACGGGTACGATCGAGGGCGTATCGCCCGAAGTCTGCACGCACGAGCGCATGCTCGCCGAAATCACCGACAAATTAATTTTGCAATAA